The Zingiber officinale cultivar Zhangliang chromosome 10A, Zo_v1.1, whole genome shotgun sequence genome contains a region encoding:
- the LOC122026389 gene encoding CCR4-NOT transcription complex subunit 10-like isoform X2: protein MVSGSKANSASIHQSAAINSSRVVYAQEFDVSVTMLNIAIILYHIHEYAQSLSVLKKLFQNIEPIEEQIALRVCLLLLDVALACEDILQVSDVIQYLEKSLGIARAIGQLDSGSSTQQQSNQVLKFSITSNVTAPDASTDSTNGNASENALGRTLPDESLEYETLYSTLDTGSENMERPISNDNLMLSPDQEASAIDLKLNLHLYKVQLLLLARNPKAAKREIKLAMNIARFRDSSTTLLLKSQLEYARGNHRKAIKLLTTTSNNRSDQGMLCMFNNNMGCIYQQLGKYHISSLFFSKALKCNAAIQSEKSLKLSTFSQEKSLFILYNCGLQYLLCGRPLVAAQCFDKSKPIFYTRPILWLRFAECCLSVLEKGLLGKCGSSSSEGEVVKVHVAGSGKWRHLVIDDLSSTNRYRKCSGEDGVVIPDGKLRLTLPFARRCLLNALYLLDCTEKSQPTATLSSQEESNQPTSASAKYMSQKNAVTSDSKASNVASASIPTTNGELRETKGGTLSNMTLQSSISLPEEMCRKERNMIRQAVLANLAYVELSLGNPVRALSAAKEILQLPDCSKMYIFLGHVYAAEALCCLNRVREAVEHLSIYVSEKNEVQLPYSEEDTEKWRIDKSGDAYEYAGTHNGKSAEVQGMIFLKPEAARGALYVNLAALAAIQGNAEQADMFVNKALSALPDNHRAVLGAIYVDLLLRRTHNAVVKLRQCRHVRFFPAHLTSSS from the exons ATGGTTTCAGGGTCTAAAGCTAATAGTGCTTCAATTCATCAAAGTGCTGCTATAAATAGCAGTAGAGTTGTCTATGCCCAAGAGTTTGATGTTTCAGTAACAATGCTGAATATT GCAATCATTCTCTACCATATCCATGAGTATGCACAGTCATTATCTGTTCTCAAAAAGCTGTTCCAGAATATCGAGCCAATTGAAGAG CAAATAGCTCTCCGTGTATGCCTTCTTCTACTGGATGTTGCATTAGCTTGTGAAGATATTTTACAAGTCTCA GATGTCATTCAGTATCTGGAAAAATCTTTGGGTATTGCTCGTGCTATTGGACAACTAGATAGTGGTAGCAGCACTCAACAACAGTCTAACCAAGTACTGAAATTTTCAATTACGAGCAATGTCACTGCTCCAGATGCCTCTACGGATTCAACTAATGGAAATGCTTCCGAAAATGCTTTGGGAAGAACTTTACCTGATGAGAGTTTGGAATATGAGACTTTATATTCGACACTGGATACTGGTAGCGAAAACATGGAGAGGCCCATTTCAAATGACAATTTGATGTTGTCACCTGATCAAGAAGCTTCTGCTATCGACCTTAAGCTAAATTTGCATCTTTACAAGGTTCAATTGCTGCTTCTTGCAAGAAACCCGAAGGCTGCAAAGCGTGAAATCAAGCTTGCTATGAACATAGCACGGTTTAGAGATTCATCGACAACACTTCTTTTGAAATCTCAATTGGAGTATGCTCGTGGCAACCATCGGAAAGCTATAAAACTTTTGACAACAACATCCAATAACAGGTCTGATCAAGGAATGCTTTGTATGTTCAACAACAATATGGGATGCATTTATCAACAACTCGGCAAATATCACATTTCAAGTTTGTTTTTCTCCAAGGCTTTGAAATGTAATGCCGCTATTCAATCTGAGAAGTCTCTGAAACTTTCCACCTTCTCTCAAGAAAAGTCACTATTCATATTGTATAATTGTGGTTTGCAATACCTACTTTGTGGTAGACCATTGGTTGCAGCTCAATGTTTTgacaagtccaaaccaatatttTACACCAGACCCATTCTATGGCTTCGGTTTGCGGAATGTTGCTTGTCAGTGCTGGAGAAAGGTCTTCTAGGAAAGTGTGGTTCTTCATCATCAGAGGGTGAAGTGGTTAAGGTTCATGTAGCTGGATCAGGCAAGTGGAGGCACTTGGTGATCGATGATCTGAGCTCCACAAATAGATACCGTAAGTGCTCGGGAGAGGATGGTGTAGTCATTCCAGATGGAAAACTTAGACTTACACTCCCTTTTGCGCGCCGGTGTTTACTCAATGCTCTTTATTTGTTGGATTGTACTGAAAAGTCACAGCCAACTGCAACTCTATCAAGTCAAGAAGAGTCCAATCAGCCAACCTCTGCCAGTGCCAAGTATATGAGCCAGAAGAATGCGGTGACAAGTGATTCTAAGGCATCTAATGTAGCATCTGCCTCCATACCCACGACTAATGGTGAACTTAGAGAAACTAAGGGGGGTACGCTCTCAAATATGACATTACAAAGCTCTATTTCGTTGCCTGAGGAAATGTGTAGGAAGGAAAGAAACATGATAAGGCAGGCTGTCCTGGCCAACTTAGCATATGTGGAGCTGAGTTTAGGAAATCCAGTGCGAGCATTATCTGCTGCAAAAGAAATTCTGCAACTGCCAGATTGCTCCAAAATGTACATATTTCTAGGCCATGTATATGCTGCAGAAGCACTTTGCTGTCTGAATCGAGTCAGAGAAGCAGTTGAGCATTTGTCCATTTATGTTTCAGAAAAGAATGAAGTTCAGTTGCCTTACAGTGAAGAAGACACGGAGAAGTGGAGAATAGATAAGAGCGGGGATGCATATGAGTATGCTGGTACTCATAATGGGAAAAGTGCTGAAGTCCAAGGCATGATCTTTCTGAAGCCTGAAGCAGCTCGTGGAGCGCTCTATGTAAATCTAGCTGCATTGGCTGCAATACAGGGAAATGCTGAGCAAGCCGATATGTTTGTGAACAAAGCCCTGAGTGCACTGCCCGATAATCATAGAGCTGTGCTCGGTGCCATCTATGTTGACCTCCTACTGAGGAGAACACACAATGCTGTAGTTAAGTTGAGACAGTGTAGGCATGTCAGATTCTTTCCTGCTCATCTAACGAGCAGCTCATGA
- the LOC122027467 gene encoding uncharacterized protein LOC122027467 — protein MASPSRRTTARVLRSASSSADSSPLSATLSHRRSSSPSRLHIAGSAPSGKTPSVRFALERSGSPRRSLAAVDRRPAPVRRTCMCSPTTHPGSFRCSLHKGLRFSHHRSAPAASNRLNARRSAMTNSLVRIGAVEGEWVRRALAALIRPSSHQQRRREEFRPRPTRLSVMSTADDR, from the coding sequence ATGGCGAGCCCTTCCCGGAGAACCACCGCCCGAGTCCTCCGGTCGGCCTCCTCCTCCGCCGACTCCTCTCCCTTGTCCGCAACCCTTTCCCATCGCCGATCCAGTTCTCCCTCCCGCCTCCACATCGCCGGATCCGCTCCATCCGGGAAGACCCCTTCCGTCCGTTTCGCCCTTGAGCGATCGGGCTCCCCACGCCGCTCCCTCGCGGCCGTCGACCGCCGGCCTGCCCCCGTTCGCCGCACCTGCATGTGCTCCCCCACCACCCACCCCGGCTCCTTCCGCTGCAGCCTCCACAAGGGCCTCCGCTTCTCGCACCACCGCTCTGCGCCCGCGGCGTCGAATCGCCTCAACGCCCGCCGATCCGCGATGACGAACTCGCTGGTCCGGATCGGGGCCGTCGAGGGCGAGTGGGTTAGGCGCGCACTCGCCGCCCTCATCCGGCCGTCCTCGCACCAACAGAGGCGGAGGGAGGAGTTCCGACCGCGCCCCACCCGCCTCTCCGTCATGTCCACGGCCGACGACCGCTAG
- the LOC122026389 gene encoding CCR4-NOT transcription complex subunit 10-like isoform X1 has translation MEAKDSPASPSAAAALAGTTDGPANDEGNLSDAKGLAKEAAFLFQNRRFQECVEVLSQIFDKKRGDAKVLHNIAVAEYFRDGCTDPRNLLDALNKVKEQSEELAHTCVNQTDSENSCLGYMVSGSKANSASIHQSAAINSSRVVYAQEFDVSVTMLNIAIILYHIHEYAQSLSVLKKLFQNIEPIEEQIALRVCLLLLDVALACEDILQVSDVIQYLEKSLGIARAIGQLDSGSSTQQQSNQVLKFSITSNVTAPDASTDSTNGNASENALGRTLPDESLEYETLYSTLDTGSENMERPISNDNLMLSPDQEASAIDLKLNLHLYKVQLLLLARNPKAAKREIKLAMNIARFRDSSTTLLLKSQLEYARGNHRKAIKLLTTTSNNRSDQGMLCMFNNNMGCIYQQLGKYHISSLFFSKALKCNAAIQSEKSLKLSTFSQEKSLFILYNCGLQYLLCGRPLVAAQCFDKSKPIFYTRPILWLRFAECCLSVLEKGLLGKCGSSSSEGEVVKVHVAGSGKWRHLVIDDLSSTNRYRKCSGEDGVVIPDGKLRLTLPFARRCLLNALYLLDCTEKSQPTATLSSQEESNQPTSASAKYMSQKNAVTSDSKASNVASASIPTTNGELRETKGGTLSNMTLQSSISLPEEMCRKERNMIRQAVLANLAYVELSLGNPVRALSAAKEILQLPDCSKMYIFLGHVYAAEALCCLNRVREAVEHLSIYVSEKNEVQLPYSEEDTEKWRIDKSGDAYEYAGTHNGKSAEVQGMIFLKPEAARGALYVNLAALAAIQGNAEQADMFVNKALSALPDNHRAVLGAIYVDLLLRRTHNAVVKLRQCRHVRFFPAHLTSSS, from the exons ATGGAAGCTAAGGATTCGCCAGCCTCTCCCTCGGCCGCGGCAGCTCTAGCCGGGACCACGGATGGGCCTGCCAACGACGAAGGGAATCTCTCCGATGCCAAAGGGCTTGCCAAGGAAGCTGCTTTCTTGTTCCAGAACCGGCGGTTCCAGGAGTGCGTTGAAGTATTGAGCCAGATTTTTGATAAAAAGAGGGGCGATGCGAAG gtTCTTCATAACATTGCTGTTGCAGAATACTTTCGAGATGGTTGCACTGATCCTAGGAATCTCCTTGATGCATTAAACAAGGTTAAA GAGCAAAGTGAAGAGCTTGCGCATACTTGTGTGAACCAGACCGACTCTGAGAATAGCTGCCTAGGCTATATGGTTTCAGGGTCTAAAGCTAATAGTGCTTCAATTCATCAAAGTGCTGCTATAAATAGCAGTAGAGTTGTCTATGCCCAAGAGTTTGATGTTTCAGTAACAATGCTGAATATT GCAATCATTCTCTACCATATCCATGAGTATGCACAGTCATTATCTGTTCTCAAAAAGCTGTTCCAGAATATCGAGCCAATTGAAGAG CAAATAGCTCTCCGTGTATGCCTTCTTCTACTGGATGTTGCATTAGCTTGTGAAGATATTTTACAAGTCTCA GATGTCATTCAGTATCTGGAAAAATCTTTGGGTATTGCTCGTGCTATTGGACAACTAGATAGTGGTAGCAGCACTCAACAACAGTCTAACCAAGTACTGAAATTTTCAATTACGAGCAATGTCACTGCTCCAGATGCCTCTACGGATTCAACTAATGGAAATGCTTCCGAAAATGCTTTGGGAAGAACTTTACCTGATGAGAGTTTGGAATATGAGACTTTATATTCGACACTGGATACTGGTAGCGAAAACATGGAGAGGCCCATTTCAAATGACAATTTGATGTTGTCACCTGATCAAGAAGCTTCTGCTATCGACCTTAAGCTAAATTTGCATCTTTACAAGGTTCAATTGCTGCTTCTTGCAAGAAACCCGAAGGCTGCAAAGCGTGAAATCAAGCTTGCTATGAACATAGCACGGTTTAGAGATTCATCGACAACACTTCTTTTGAAATCTCAATTGGAGTATGCTCGTGGCAACCATCGGAAAGCTATAAAACTTTTGACAACAACATCCAATAACAGGTCTGATCAAGGAATGCTTTGTATGTTCAACAACAATATGGGATGCATTTATCAACAACTCGGCAAATATCACATTTCAAGTTTGTTTTTCTCCAAGGCTTTGAAATGTAATGCCGCTATTCAATCTGAGAAGTCTCTGAAACTTTCCACCTTCTCTCAAGAAAAGTCACTATTCATATTGTATAATTGTGGTTTGCAATACCTACTTTGTGGTAGACCATTGGTTGCAGCTCAATGTTTTgacaagtccaaaccaatatttTACACCAGACCCATTCTATGGCTTCGGTTTGCGGAATGTTGCTTGTCAGTGCTGGAGAAAGGTCTTCTAGGAAAGTGTGGTTCTTCATCATCAGAGGGTGAAGTGGTTAAGGTTCATGTAGCTGGATCAGGCAAGTGGAGGCACTTGGTGATCGATGATCTGAGCTCCACAAATAGATACCGTAAGTGCTCGGGAGAGGATGGTGTAGTCATTCCAGATGGAAAACTTAGACTTACACTCCCTTTTGCGCGCCGGTGTTTACTCAATGCTCTTTATTTGTTGGATTGTACTGAAAAGTCACAGCCAACTGCAACTCTATCAAGTCAAGAAGAGTCCAATCAGCCAACCTCTGCCAGTGCCAAGTATATGAGCCAGAAGAATGCGGTGACAAGTGATTCTAAGGCATCTAATGTAGCATCTGCCTCCATACCCACGACTAATGGTGAACTTAGAGAAACTAAGGGGGGTACGCTCTCAAATATGACATTACAAAGCTCTATTTCGTTGCCTGAGGAAATGTGTAGGAAGGAAAGAAACATGATAAGGCAGGCTGTCCTGGCCAACTTAGCATATGTGGAGCTGAGTTTAGGAAATCCAGTGCGAGCATTATCTGCTGCAAAAGAAATTCTGCAACTGCCAGATTGCTCCAAAATGTACATATTTCTAGGCCATGTATATGCTGCAGAAGCACTTTGCTGTCTGAATCGAGTCAGAGAAGCAGTTGAGCATTTGTCCATTTATGTTTCAGAAAAGAATGAAGTTCAGTTGCCTTACAGTGAAGAAGACACGGAGAAGTGGAGAATAGATAAGAGCGGGGATGCATATGAGTATGCTGGTACTCATAATGGGAAAAGTGCTGAAGTCCAAGGCATGATCTTTCTGAAGCCTGAAGCAGCTCGTGGAGCGCTCTATGTAAATCTAGCTGCATTGGCTGCAATACAGGGAAATGCTGAGCAAGCCGATATGTTTGTGAACAAAGCCCTGAGTGCACTGCCCGATAATCATAGAGCTGTGCTCGGTGCCATCTATGTTGACCTCCTACTGAGGAGAACACACAATGCTGTAGTTAAGTTGAGACAGTGTAGGCATGTCAGATTCTTTCCTGCTCATCTAACGAGCAGCTCATGA
- the LOC122027401 gene encoding uncharacterized protein LOC122027401: MASPASACNHAVLRPHSTSLLALLPSPLSHPQRWGAIKPYPTPLRRAFRISTRTINTPRASSQPPQGEGRGDEDEEGSTSPIDTSLILSDDLGYLWKLAAGSVGGASLIKYGSVFLPDITRPNLTQALLMISLPVLVAVAILVKESSMASKDEDLI; the protein is encoded by the exons ATGGCGTCGCCAGCCTCCGCCTGCAACCACGCTGTGTTGCGGCCTCATTCGACTTCCTTGTTGGCGTTGCTGCCTTCTCCGTTGTCTCATCCTCAGCGATGGGGTGCAATCAAACCCTATCCAACCCCACTGCGTCGCGCCTTCAGGATCTCAACAAGAACCATCAACACTCCCCGGGCTTCTTCACAACCCCCgcaaggagaaggaagaggagacgAAGATGAAGAAGGAAGCACGAGTCCTATCGATACTTCACTCATCCTGTCG GATGATTTAGGGTACCTGTGGAAATTAGCTGCTGGCTCAGTTGGTGGTGCCTCTCTGATAAAGTATGGAAGCGTTTTTCTTCCTGATATAACCAGGCCCAACTTAACGCAAGCTCTTCTTATGATATCTCTACCTGTACTGGTGGCTGTTGCGATTTTAGTGAAGGAGAGCAGCATGGCAAGCAAAGATGAGGATTTGATCTAG